From the genome of Salvelinus namaycush isolate Seneca chromosome 1, SaNama_1.0, whole genome shotgun sequence:
TGGAGCTAGACCAATAACATCATGTTGATGTCCACAACAGGAAATACAATATACTTTcaagaaaagtaaaaaaaaatctaaagaaaaCAAAGCTAAGGACAAAACAGAGGTTATGAGTATTACGTGTAAAACCACTTAAAAGTTATAACTACAAACTAAGTCTTTGCTTTGTTTATACTTGTGTATAAATAATCAAGTAAAGAATCATTATTTGAAGATCACAGTAATTTAATAGACAAACTTCCATTATGGGGAGTTTTGATCTTGTTTACAGTATATTGCTAATCTGCGAATGGCATTTGTCCAGCAGACAAATACTTGATTTTTTGCTTTTCACGTACATATGATATTATTTCAGATATGACCCACGCTTCTTGTGTATGTTTCACTGAAGACGTTGTACGGACCCAACAGTTTATGAAAAAGCACCAGTACTATGTATTGATGCTTTGTGGTGGTAGAAACTGCAGGGGACGCACCCTCGTTGTAGAGTGAGCCCCAGTGGAAGGGGTCAATCCAGCTGTTTGTTCAGCCCTGCTTTGCAGCTGCCTTGGCTGCCTGATGGGCCCGTCTATCCTCCTCAgccctctccctcatctctttctcccttCTGATGAGCTGCTGCCTCTCTGCctcccactcccccacctttCTCTGGTACTGCTCCATGTCAGGGCCCTCTGCGGAGGCTAGGCTCTGCTGGACCAGGCTGGAGACCAGCACCTGCAGGGGACTAGGGTCCACCTTTCCCCTGGACTGGAGCTGCCCGCTCAGATCCTACACATGGCCAGAGGAGATGAGGTGGTGAGCGATGGGGTGTATGGAAAAAGAGGCattaaggcctagattcaatcagatcaagtgttaaacggcgatagccgacacccgcatagctgatgtttAGCCTGGTGTCAGACGGTGTAATTGCTATCAAACCGGTGAGCAGCTACTCTTGTGATCATCACGATGAGGATTTATTTTAGCCTAATCAAGGTGTAGGCCTAGATTACATCACACATTCCAGTATTCGAACTGGTAAACATGGGTAAACATGGGATTCCTACTAATGAGACTCCGTGCTGCCAAAGGCATTGTCCGCGATAGTTATACCGGAAGCCGCTTGTGGATTTAACAGCTCCAACGCGGTTCCACCTCTGACACCGTCAAAACACATGCTATGCGGGTGTCGGCTGGCGCCAATCTAATTGAATCGAGCCCTAAGTGTAACTGTCGTTGTAGATGAGTGCTTAATAGCAATTTATTCAACTGATCAAAACAAGAAATCTGTAACACAACATAAATGCAGTCCATACACAGGCTCTTCCCTTGTTTGATTGATCTTCCCTTTGCCCAGTACCTTAAACCTGCTGGCATAGAGGGGTAGCTTATCTCTCTCTGCCTGGTCGTCCtcatccacctcctcctctttcttcccctcctctcctcctgactcGTCGTCCTCTCCAGAGGAGGAGTCTGAGGCAGAGGACAGGTCCTGCAACAGACCCGCCAGGTAATCCACctaggagaaacacacacacacacacacagcacaggtttAAGGAAACACACAGACGCAACTGGGACAGGCGGACATGCACTGACAGACCGACACGATAACTCTGGAGCAATGAGCATCCCCTCATTGTCCATCACCTCATTTGTCCATCAGGACAAAAGACGGACGCGAAAACAAACACACGCAGACAATGGCACACACAATTAATATTTCCTGATCTACACAGAGCCATCAGTTCTGACACTGTCCTGCTTTCTGGCAAACCTGGTTTGGTTCCCAAAGTCTCACAGATTCCCCCTGGTCTCCAGACTCCACTAAATCACATTACTCTGCTCAGAGTTGAACTACTGAACTAGATAGGGCTAAAGGAGCACTGCACCAGGGTGAGTTAATGTGCGTCTGGATATAAATAACCCAGATAGAACAGTCTCAACACTAAGCCCTGGAGATAAACCCTCAGACCGTCTCATACCCTGTACCTGGATAGTAACAGCTCTCTACTGCCACCAGGTTGGTGTCATATGCTCATTGTGTTATTTGCAGCATTTGATGAGTAAAATGAGATTGTAAACAATCAGCTAAACTGTACAGGCTTCTTATTCATGATAATGCTTTATAATGAGTTCGTCTTATACGTGTATAATGTGTTACTAATGATCTTGTTCGTGTTAGATACTGATTTAGTAATTGTAAAAAGTACAGGACTAAGACAGGTATTGGTGAGTACATACAGCATCCTTTGATAGTTTGCCATCTCCAGGAGCGGCAGCTACTCTCTCCATGACGGCCAGGGCCCGGCCCAGATACCCTGGGGTCCACATCAGAGGCATGCCCCTGAACACAGCATGGATCCCTGCCGCCATCTCCACCTTacctagagacagacagagagaacgagagaggagcAGGAAGTGGAAACTATCAGAGATGTGatcagcacaacatgacaaccaGACCATGCGGTTTGGAGAGGTTGATTTAAATGTTTGACAAGAGGATAAAGCAGGGTTTCCTGAGAAATCCTCATCCTTCTGCTATCAACAAATGGTTAGGAATATGAGGAAAGGCTATGGCTTGTTTTAGGACCAGGGGTATGGTCTGACTGGGGGAATTACATACCTAGTAAAGCACAGCCCAGCAGTTGAGCGCTGAGGCCTATAGAGCCGTCCTGCTTCAGACCAGATATCAGCAGCGATGCTCCCAGAGCCCTCTCCTCTGACATCTGCACAGTCAACCAACACAAACATACACTTATGCTTCAGACAACATTTGAAAATAGCATAATGACTGACTTccacagaaatacagtaactgtGGCTGCTAAATTTAAATGCATACATTTTGCACTCGccttttcctactagcactgactggtgataaatactttgttgagggaaaatcTACTTGCTGCGATTGTGATaagttgtctcacctagctatcttaagatgaatgcactaatgttagtcgctctggataagagcatctgctaagtgACTCAAATATTAAAaatatgtaaaatatatatatgtaaataTCCATATTTATCAAGGGGGATGGTGTTGTGCTGGGATCATAGTGATCTTCTCTACACACATACGCCCTCCTTACGTTACCAACAATCACTACTTTCTACAGAATCCAGACACTCCAAATGTTCTTTGGCACGATAACTTCTCCGGACATGTTGGTACACATGAAGTACAGAGCAGTGAATGCTACTTTACTTACGCTGAGCTCTGGTTTGGTTGCAAGGTAATTGCTAAGTGCATACAGGGACAGGATCTGTGTTGTGGGCAGATCAAAAGACTCCTGAAGCATCACCTCTTCCACGACAGAACAGGCACCTGCAGAAGAGGAACAACCTTGTGAGGTTTTAAGCTACATGTCATATGTGTGTACATTGGCTTAGTTTTGTTTAACTGAGTTTTTCCAAAGGGGTTCTGGGATAACTTTACAGTTTGACAGATATTACAGTTTCAGAAGTCAGAGACTCTTTACCTTTGAAGTCTTCATCTTTTATGAAGGAATCTATCAGAATGTTGAACGTGAAAACATCTGGGAACATTCCATATTGCACCTAAATACAGAAACAGAGAACGGTTAAAAACTTTCCATAATCACAATATCATAGTCAACCTCAGACATTGAGGTCAAACTCTTTAGAATGTGGATTTTCAAAAGGCACCTTGTATTGGACAATTACCATTCTAGGTAGAACATTAATGAGAATGTTATGGTCATGGAACATTGGGTGCCAACATGGAGGACAGTTTGTGACACTGTGTTTCTATACTCAGAGTTGATATTCACGTCATACAAGGAATTCCTCTTGACCATCCCCTCAAATTAGGTAAAACATTGATacccattgtaaaaaaaaaagccaaCTTCGTCGTCAGTTTTTGTTATACAGAAACAAAAAAACCATGCTGCTGTATTGTTCAATGTACAAGTAACCAGATCAAAAAATCACGACCTTTGGTAGCTTAATGTTCcagtcggtagctagctagcactcactAACTCGCATAACTGCTAGCACCGTCATGAAAAGGGCATGAGCGAAGCCCTACAATATTAGGTGTTTTAGTATTGAGAACGCACAGGAGCAGGTAATGTTGAAAAGTCATCTTTTGACatgttgtacttttcttaaatgtagttGAATTTGCAATTGACaaaaacaagcagacaacaagAAAATGTCAAGTTTTTGAAATGAGCCAATGGGGTAACCCAGCTAACCACAAGTTGTTTTCACCATTTTCATTCTATCTAATACCGAGTGGACTATGGCTCTGCTTAGCATAATGTAGTCCTACCTTGTTCTTGACTGTGTGCAGGGCCTTGTCTCTGGCCCCGTATCTGAGACACTGTCTGACCCAGCTGTGGACAGTCCAGTCTCTGAGGTACCAACAGTTTGGGCTGTGGCGAAATCTACAGGAGCGAGAAGAGAGATGTTCAGACATAAAAAACAAGAACAAACAAGTCATGAATGTTTATGACTTCCGTTATGTCATTTTTCTGACGCTTTTATGCAGCATAGGTCAAGGCAAGCGTAACCGCTTAACCCATAGGCTTGCAACGCAATATTCTTGTTAATCTTGTAATCACATAAGAAACAGATTCCAGAGGAGGGGAGAACAGGGAAGCTCTTAGACAGCATCGAAGCACAGAACAAACATGCATGTGACTGAACATAAACACACCATAAAAAAAACTTTGGAAGAAAACAGAGGTCAGAAGACAGTGGCCAGGAAGTGAACACCCTAACAAAGAAAATAACATAACAGGGCATGCAAATTAGGCTTACTTATACAGATAGTACTCTGCTTGCTCAACCTCTTCTCTTGACGATATGTTGTCAACAAACTGAAAAAGAAAACACACAGAGATATGGTTATTATTTCATCCCGTTGACTACAGTTTGATCAGAACCTAAATCATATTAGTCGTATTATTTATATCTTACCCAACATGTCATTGGTGTACCAGATATGACAATGAAgtagtttgctacagcagaaacTGGTTGACATACATACAAGCTACAAGGATGAAATCTCCCGGTACTCTAACATGCTCTTACACGTGATATTGACAGGGAGCTGACAGGGAAGTTTCGGTCGTACGTCCTATCCATCAAGGCGGCCAACAACGCTGTAGGGTGACATGTTCATATACAGCTTTACTTTCACATTTCACAAGAGCTAGACTTGCTGAAACTTTCTGCCGTTTAAATATATGACTTAAATCTTCAAAAGACTTTACACTACTAATAACACAGTACAGTATCTGTCCATGTGTAGCTAACACTGCCCCCCTGTGTTAATTTAGTGCAGACATTGTCACTGACTTGACAGTTACATCTTCAGTACTACTTATGCACAGAATAACAAATATTTTCACACGTCACTGTGTCTCCCAAAACTAAAATGCAACTGATGTCATGTCCA
Proteins encoded in this window:
- the LOC120044558 gene encoding 28S ribosomal protein S27, mitochondrial-like — encoded protein: MAAYTLKRCLGAVKVIQKCGNHSFIARRCLLSTPYTDTKLWDAREKDHQNLALLAALMDRTYDRNFPVSSLSISRFVDNISSREEVEQAEYYLYKFRHSPNCWYLRDWTVHSWVRQCLRYGARDKALHTVKNKVQYGMFPDVFTFNILIDSFIKDEDFKGACSVVEEVMLQESFDLPTTQILSLYALSNYLATKPELSMSEERALGASLLISGLKQDGSIGLSAQLLGCALLGKVEMAAGIHAVFRGMPLMWTPGYLGRALAVMERVAAAPGDGKLSKDAVDYLAGLLQDLSSASDSSSGEDDESGGEEGKKEEEVDEDDQAERDKLPLYASRFKDLSGQLQSRGKVDPSPLQVLVSSLVQQSLASAEGPDMEQYQRKVGEWEAERQQLIRREKEMRERAEEDRRAHQAAKAAAKQG